Proteins encoded by one window of Castor canadensis chromosome 2, mCasCan1.hap1v2, whole genome shotgun sequence:
- the Esam gene encoding endothelial cell-selective adhesion molecule isoform X2, translating into MISLPGAPATNLLFLFLGMSTLAFLSRAQLQLHVPAGLTKLEAVEGAEVVLPAWYTMPGEVPSAQPWEVPIVLWFLEQEGKDLKQGLQEKDSGSYRCSVNVQDSQGTDRGHSSKTIQLNVLVPPAPPSCSLRGIPHVGTNVTLSCQSPRSKPAAQYQWERLSPSSQVFFAPALDAIHGYLSLTNLSTSMSGVYICKAHNMVGSAQCNVTLEVSTGPAAAVVAGAVVGTLVGLVLLAGLVLLYQRRSKALEELANDIKEDAAAPRNLTWPKGSDTISKNGTLSSVTSVRALRSSHAPSRPGALTPTPSVSSQALSSPRLLRTDGTHPQPVSLSPGRVSSSALSRMGALPVMVPAQNQAGSLV; encoded by the exons ATGATTTCCCTGCCTGGTGCCCCTGCGACCAACTTGCTGTTTTTGTTCCTGGGAATGAGTACTCTTG CGTTCCTCTCCAGGGCCCAGCTGCAGCTGCACGTGCCCGCCGGCCTCACCAAGCTGGAGGCGGTAGAGGGAGCAGAAGTGGTGCTCCCGGCCTGGTACACCATGCCAGGGGAGGTTCCTTCTGCCCAGCCATGGGAGGTGCCCATCGTGTTGTGGTTCTTGGAACAAGAAGGCAAGGATCTAAAACAG GGTCTACAGGAGAAAGACTCTGGCTCCTACCGCTGTTCCGTGAATGTACAAGACAGTCAAGGCACAGATAGGGGCCACAGCAGCAAAACTATCCAACTCAATGTGCTGG TTCCTCCAGCTCCTCCATCCTGCAGTCTCCGGGGTATACCCCATGTGGGGACCAATGTGACTCTGAGCTGCCAGTCCCCAAGGAGTAAACCTGCTGCGCAATACCAGTGGGAGCGGCTGTCCCCATCCTCCCAGGTTTTCTTTGCACCAGCTTTAG ATGCCATCCATGGGTATTTAAGCCTCACCAATCTTTCCACTTCCATGTCTGGAGTCTATATCTGCAAGGCCCACAATATGGTGGGCAGTGCCCAGTGCAATGTGACCCTGGAAGTGAGCACAG GGCCTGCAGCTGCAGTGGTTGCTGGAGCTGTTGTGGGCACTCTGGTTGGATTGGTGCTGCTAGCTGGGCTGGTCCTCTTGTACCAACGCCGGAGCAAGGCTCTAGAGGAGCTGGCCAATGACATCAA GGAGGATGCAGCTGCTCCCCGGAACCTGACTTGGCCCAAGGGCTCCGACACAATCTCCAAGAATGGGACTCTTTCCTCTGTCACCTCAGTAAGAGCCCTCCGCTCATCCCATGCTCCTTCCAGGCCTGGTGCATTGACCCCCACTCCCAGTGTCTCCAGCCAGGCCCTGTCCTCACCAAGACTGCTCAGGACAGATGGAACCCACCCTCAGCCAGTATCTCTCAGCCCTGGGAGGGTTTCTTCATCTGCCCTGAGTCGCATGGGTGCTTTACCCGTGATGGTGCCTGCCCAGAATCAGGCTGGGTCTCTTGTGTGA
- the Esam gene encoding endothelial cell-selective adhesion molecule isoform X1, whose product MISLPGAPATNLLFLFLGMSTLAFLSRAQLQLHVPAGLTKLEAVEGAEVVLPAWYTMPGEVPSAQPWEVPIVLWFLEQEGKDLKQVLSYINGALSSKPGVSLVYSMPSRNVSLRLQGLQEKDSGSYRCSVNVQDSQGTDRGHSSKTIQLNVLVPPAPPSCSLRGIPHVGTNVTLSCQSPRSKPAAQYQWERLSPSSQVFFAPALDAIHGYLSLTNLSTSMSGVYICKAHNMVGSAQCNVTLEVSTGPAAAVVAGAVVGTLVGLVLLAGLVLLYQRRSKALEELANDIKEDAAAPRNLTWPKGSDTISKNGTLSSVTSVRALRSSHAPSRPGALTPTPSVSSQALSSPRLLRTDGTHPQPVSLSPGRVSSSALSRMGALPVMVPAQNQAGSLV is encoded by the exons ATGATTTCCCTGCCTGGTGCCCCTGCGACCAACTTGCTGTTTTTGTTCCTGGGAATGAGTACTCTTG CGTTCCTCTCCAGGGCCCAGCTGCAGCTGCACGTGCCCGCCGGCCTCACCAAGCTGGAGGCGGTAGAGGGAGCAGAAGTGGTGCTCCCGGCCTGGTACACCATGCCAGGGGAGGTTCCTTCTGCCCAGCCATGGGAGGTGCCCATCGTGTTGTGGTTCTTGGAACAAGAAGGCAAGGATCTAAAACAG GTGTTGTCTTACATCAATGGAGCTTTGTCAAGTAAACCTGGAGTATCCCTGGTGTACTCCATGCCTTCCCGGAATGTGTCTCTGAGATTGCAGGGTCTACAGGAGAAAGACTCTGGCTCCTACCGCTGTTCCGTGAATGTACAAGACAGTCAAGGCACAGATAGGGGCCACAGCAGCAAAACTATCCAACTCAATGTGCTGG TTCCTCCAGCTCCTCCATCCTGCAGTCTCCGGGGTATACCCCATGTGGGGACCAATGTGACTCTGAGCTGCCAGTCCCCAAGGAGTAAACCTGCTGCGCAATACCAGTGGGAGCGGCTGTCCCCATCCTCCCAGGTTTTCTTTGCACCAGCTTTAG ATGCCATCCATGGGTATTTAAGCCTCACCAATCTTTCCACTTCCATGTCTGGAGTCTATATCTGCAAGGCCCACAATATGGTGGGCAGTGCCCAGTGCAATGTGACCCTGGAAGTGAGCACAG GGCCTGCAGCTGCAGTGGTTGCTGGAGCTGTTGTGGGCACTCTGGTTGGATTGGTGCTGCTAGCTGGGCTGGTCCTCTTGTACCAACGCCGGAGCAAGGCTCTAGAGGAGCTGGCCAATGACATCAA GGAGGATGCAGCTGCTCCCCGGAACCTGACTTGGCCCAAGGGCTCCGACACAATCTCCAAGAATGGGACTCTTTCCTCTGTCACCTCAGTAAGAGCCCTCCGCTCATCCCATGCTCCTTCCAGGCCTGGTGCATTGACCCCCACTCCCAGTGTCTCCAGCCAGGCCCTGTCCTCACCAAGACTGCTCAGGACAGATGGAACCCACCCTCAGCCAGTATCTCTCAGCCCTGGGAGGGTTTCTTCATCTGCCCTGAGTCGCATGGGTGCTTTACCCGTGATGGTGCCTGCCCAGAATCAGGCTGGGTCTCTTGTGTGA